A genomic region of Microlunatus sagamiharensis contains the following coding sequences:
- a CDS encoding L-threonylcarbamoyladenylate synthase produces the protein MSLHPRDPDDPDAPVASDDLDDEGESVAFEERPEPAYDRFDCTDGQDTTEAIDAARRAVSDGACVVLPTDTVYGIGADAFNGEAVQRLLDAKNRGRDMPPPVLIGDASLLRALATEVPDVVHELVEAHWPGPLTIVCRIQPSLRMDLGETGGTIALRVPDHALAREVLRRTGPLAVSSANLSGQPAALTCDEAVDQLGERVAVYLDGGPAGTEVDGARVSPPSTIVDFTRRDGGQLLRRGALDLETLRRVLPDLADLDEPATTPEPEKAPEPEKVPEPDGPAEH, from the coding sequence GTGAGCCTGCACCCTCGCGACCCCGACGACCCGGACGCCCCCGTCGCCTCCGACGACCTCGACGACGAGGGGGAGAGCGTCGCCTTCGAGGAGCGGCCCGAGCCCGCGTACGACCGCTTCGACTGCACCGACGGCCAGGACACGACCGAGGCCATCGACGCCGCCCGCCGGGCCGTCTCCGACGGCGCCTGCGTGGTGCTCCCGACCGACACCGTCTACGGCATCGGCGCCGACGCCTTCAACGGCGAGGCGGTGCAGCGTCTCCTCGACGCCAAGAACCGCGGCCGCGACATGCCGCCGCCCGTGCTGATCGGCGACGCCAGCCTGCTGCGGGCGCTGGCGACCGAGGTGCCCGACGTGGTCCACGAGCTGGTCGAGGCCCACTGGCCCGGCCCGCTGACCATCGTGTGCCGCATCCAGCCGAGCCTGCGGATGGACCTCGGGGAGACCGGGGGCACGATCGCGCTCCGGGTGCCCGACCACGCCCTCGCCCGCGAGGTGCTGCGGCGCACCGGCCCGCTCGCGGTGAGCAGCGCCAACCTCTCCGGCCAGCCGGCCGCCCTGACCTGCGACGAGGCGGTCGACCAGCTCGGCGAGCGCGTCGCGGTCTACCTCGACGGCGGACCGGCCGGCACCGAGGTCGACGGCGCGCGCGTCTCGCCGCCCTCGACGATCGTCGACTTCACCCGCCGCGACGGGGGCCAGCTGCTGCGCCGCGGGGCCCTCGACCTCGAGACGCTGCGCCGGGTGCTGCCCGACCTGGCCGACCTCGACGAGCCCGCCACGACGCCCGAGCCCGAGAAGGCACCCGAGCCCGAGAAGGTGCCCGAGCCCGACGGGCCTGCGGAGCACTAG
- the rpmE gene encoding 50S ribosomal protein L31 — MKASIHPAYGETQVTCTCGNTFTTRSTGGDSMRVDVCSACHPFYTGKQKILDTGGRVARFEKRYAAAQAAKKK; from the coding sequence ATGAAGGCCAGCATCCACCCCGCCTACGGGGAGACCCAGGTCACCTGCACCTGCGGCAACACGTTCACCACCCGGAGCACCGGTGGCGACAGCATGCGCGTCGACGTCTGCTCCGCCTGCCACCCCTTCTACACGGGCAAGCAGAAGATCCTCGACACCGGTGGCCGCGTGGCCCGGTTCGAGAAGCGCTACGCCGCCGCCCAGGCCGCGAAGAAGAAGTAG
- the prmC gene encoding peptide chain release factor N(5)-glutamine methyltransferase yields the protein MPAPHQVRVVLRTAAERLRDAGVESPEADARTLLAYACGIEPARIPLLDALDDEAVAVFEGLVTSRAARVPLQHLTGRAYFRHVELEVGPGVFVPRPETEVMTGWAVDALRPMIASGGRPRVVELCAGSGAISLALVSELTFLDVYAVELSPEAAAYARRNLADTLVELYVGDMADALHVLDGQVDLLIANPPYIPLDAYASVTPEVRDHDPLPALFSGDDGLDAIRVVTQVATRLLRPGGLLCFEHADAQGESAPAVVTQSRAFTGIRDHLDLAGRPRFVTAVRRTAGRMAG from the coding sequence ATGCCCGCCCCGCACCAGGTCCGCGTCGTCCTGCGCACCGCGGCCGAGCGCCTGCGCGACGCCGGCGTCGAGTCGCCCGAGGCCGACGCGCGCACGCTGCTCGCGTACGCGTGCGGGATCGAGCCGGCCCGGATCCCGCTGCTGGACGCGCTCGACGACGAGGCGGTGGCGGTCTTCGAGGGCCTGGTCACCAGCCGCGCGGCGCGCGTCCCGCTGCAGCACCTGACCGGGCGCGCCTACTTCCGCCACGTCGAGCTCGAGGTCGGGCCCGGGGTCTTCGTGCCGCGCCCCGAGACCGAGGTGATGACGGGCTGGGCGGTCGACGCGCTGCGCCCGATGATCGCCTCCGGCGGCCGGCCCCGCGTGGTCGAGCTGTGCGCCGGCTCGGGGGCGATCTCGCTGGCCCTGGTGAGCGAGCTGACCTTCCTCGACGTCTACGCCGTCGAGCTCTCGCCCGAGGCCGCCGCCTACGCGCGCCGCAACCTCGCCGACACCCTCGTCGAGCTCTACGTGGGCGACATGGCCGACGCGCTGCACGTGCTCGACGGCCAGGTCGACCTGCTGATCGCCAACCCGCCCTACATCCCGCTCGACGCGTACGCCTCCGTGACCCCCGAGGTGCGCGACCACGACCCGCTGCCCGCGCTGTTCTCCGGCGACGACGGGCTCGACGCGATCCGGGTCGTCACGCAGGTCGCGACGCGCCTCCTGCGCCCCGGCGGGCTGCTGTGCTTCGAGCACGCCGACGCGCAGGGGGAGTCGGCCCCCGCCGTGGTCACGCAGAGCCGGGCCTTCACCGGCATCCGCGACCACCTCGACCTCGCCGGGCGCCCGCGCTTCGTGACGGCCGTACGCCGGACCGCTGGCAGGATGGCCGGGTGA
- a CDS encoding F0F1 ATP synthase subunit B, translating to MTPLLMPLAENPLLPAPFEIVAAIVFALLLWFLIAKYVVPNFERTYEERTEAIQGGIEKAERAQAEAQAALEQYRSQLDDSRAEAARIREDAKTQGSQILAEMREQAQAEANRIRTQTQAQLEAERVQAMTQLRNEIGGLATTLAGRIVGESLDDDERARRTVDRFIADLESQDAAPADGRSDSHALTDAGPA from the coding sequence ATGACCCCCCTCCTGATGCCGCTGGCGGAGAACCCGCTGCTGCCGGCACCCTTCGAGATCGTGGCGGCGATCGTCTTCGCGCTGCTGCTCTGGTTCCTCATCGCCAAGTACGTCGTGCCGAACTTCGAGCGCACGTACGAGGAGCGCACCGAGGCCATCCAGGGCGGCATCGAGAAGGCCGAGCGCGCCCAGGCCGAGGCCCAGGCCGCGCTCGAGCAGTACCGCTCCCAGCTGGACGACTCCCGGGCGGAGGCTGCTCGCATCCGCGAGGACGCCAAGACCCAGGGCAGCCAGATCCTGGCCGAGATGCGCGAGCAGGCCCAGGCCGAGGCGAACCGCATCCGCACCCAGACGCAGGCCCAGCTGGAGGCGGAGCGCGTGCAGGCCATGACGCAGCTGCGCAACGAGATCGGCGGGCTCGCCACCACCCTGGCGGGTCGCATCGTCGGCGAGAGCCTCGACGACGACGAGCGTGCGCGCCGCACGGTCGACCGCTTCATCGCCGACCTCGAGTCGCAGGACGCGGCCCCGGCCGACGGACGCTCCGACTCGCACGCGCTGACGGACGCGGGCCCCGCGTGA
- the prfA gene encoding peptide chain release factor 1 — protein sequence MFESAEPLREEFAQLEAALSDPATHADLARARKVGRRYAELTPIVKGLAEHARLTEDIAAARELAADDATFAAEADELEVRLAAVTERLTRLLAPRDPNDSADALVEIKSGEGGEESALFAGDLLKMYSRYAEARGWKVEVLDTQETDLGGYRSVTVAVKAPSVGEPDQMPYGVLKFEGGVHRVQRVPVTESQGRVHTSAAGVLVMPEVEETEVEINPDDLRIDVYRSSGPGGQGVNTTDSAVRITHLPSGIVVSMQNERSQLQNREQAMRMLRARLIALADEQAASSASAARKSQVRTVDRSERVRTYNYPENRISDHRIGFKAHNLDQVLNGELQPVITALQEADTAARLAAVGGPAD from the coding sequence ATGTTCGAGTCAGCCGAGCCGCTGCGCGAGGAGTTCGCGCAGCTCGAGGCCGCCCTCTCCGACCCCGCCACCCACGCCGACCTGGCCCGGGCCCGCAAGGTCGGCCGGCGCTACGCCGAGCTGACGCCCATCGTCAAGGGCCTCGCCGAGCACGCGCGGCTCACCGAGGACATCGCCGCCGCCCGTGAGCTCGCCGCCGACGACGCGACCTTCGCCGCCGAGGCCGACGAGCTCGAGGTCCGCCTCGCCGCGGTGACCGAGCGGCTCACCCGGCTGCTCGCCCCGCGCGACCCCAACGACTCCGCCGACGCGCTCGTGGAGATCAAGTCCGGCGAGGGCGGCGAGGAGTCGGCGCTGTTCGCCGGCGACCTGCTCAAGATGTACTCCCGCTACGCCGAGGCGCGCGGTTGGAAGGTCGAGGTCCTCGACACCCAGGAGACCGACCTCGGCGGCTACCGCTCGGTGACCGTCGCGGTCAAGGCGCCCAGCGTCGGCGAGCCCGACCAGATGCCGTACGGCGTGCTCAAGTTCGAGGGCGGCGTGCACCGGGTGCAGCGTGTCCCCGTGACCGAGTCGCAGGGCCGCGTGCACACCTCCGCGGCCGGTGTCCTGGTCATGCCCGAGGTCGAGGAGACCGAGGTCGAGATCAACCCCGACGACCTGCGCATCGACGTCTACCGCAGCTCGGGCCCCGGCGGCCAGGGCGTGAACACGACCGACTCCGCCGTCCGCATCACCCACCTGCCCAGCGGGATCGTGGTCTCGATGCAGAACGAGCGCTCGCAGCTGCAGAACCGCGAGCAGGCGATGCGCATGCTCCGCGCCCGGCTCATCGCGCTCGCCGACGAGCAGGCCGCGAGCTCGGCCTCGGCGGCCCGCAAGAGCCAGGTCCGCACGGTCGACCGCTCCGAGCGCGTGCGCACCTACAACTACCCGGAGAACCGCATCTCCGACCACCGCATCGGCTTCAAGGCCCACAACCTCGACCAGGTCCTGAACGGCGAGCTGCAGCCCGTGATCACCGCGCTCCAGGAGGCCGACACGGCCGCCCGGCTCGCGGCGGTCGGCGGCCCGGCCGACTGA
- a CDS encoding MraY family glycosyltransferase — translation MREYLLVLLVAAAVTYLGSAFCRRLAFRVGALARVRDRDVHTIEMPYFGGIAMLGGVAAALLLSWQLPFLGSQATVQQDSRAVLVAAAVIGVVGVLDDVYELPALAKFAGQVLAAGVAVGLGIKVLWIPLPGRVWSLDQPTSIAITAFFILVCCNAVNFVDGLDGLATGVVGIGAFAFFAYSYLLTVDQDLTRATTPSLISVVIVGACLGFLPHNFFPARMFMGDSGSMLLGLLLATSTVSLTGQIDPSQLDSDRGLVPAILPLVLPLAILALPFLDLTMAFLRRTYAGRWWFLPDKQHLHHRLLERGHSQRRAVLLMYVWSGLVSFGVIALGLVHGSRQWTVAGVVAVLALVLLLITLGRRPARPVEPRAEPATPGVALRDQA, via the coding sequence GTGCGGGAGTACCTGCTCGTCCTCCTCGTCGCGGCCGCGGTCACCTACCTCGGCAGCGCGTTCTGCCGTCGGCTGGCCTTCCGCGTCGGCGCGCTCGCCCGGGTGCGGGACCGGGACGTGCACACGATCGAGATGCCCTACTTCGGCGGCATCGCGATGCTCGGGGGCGTGGCCGCAGCGCTGCTGCTGTCGTGGCAGCTGCCCTTCCTCGGCAGCCAGGCCACGGTCCAGCAGGACTCGCGCGCCGTCCTCGTCGCCGCGGCGGTCATCGGGGTGGTCGGGGTCCTGGACGACGTCTACGAGCTGCCCGCCCTGGCCAAGTTCGCGGGGCAGGTGCTCGCGGCCGGGGTGGCGGTCGGTCTCGGCATCAAGGTGCTCTGGATCCCGCTGCCGGGGCGGGTGTGGTCGCTCGACCAGCCCACCTCGATCGCCATCACGGCCTTCTTCATCCTCGTGTGCTGCAACGCGGTCAACTTCGTCGACGGCCTCGACGGCCTGGCCACCGGGGTCGTCGGGATCGGCGCGTTCGCCTTCTTCGCGTACTCCTACCTGCTGACCGTGGACCAGGACCTCACCCGGGCCACGACGCCGAGCCTGATCAGCGTGGTGATCGTCGGCGCCTGCCTGGGGTTCCTGCCGCACAACTTCTTCCCGGCGCGAATGTTCATGGGCGACTCCGGGTCGATGCTGCTCGGGCTGCTGCTGGCCACCTCGACGGTGAGCCTCACCGGCCAGATCGACCCGTCCCAGCTCGACAGCGACCGCGGCCTCGTCCCGGCGATCCTGCCGCTGGTGCTCCCGCTCGCCATCCTGGCGCTGCCCTTCCTCGACCTGACGATGGCCTTCCTGCGCCGCACGTACGCGGGCCGGTGGTGGTTCCTGCCCGACAAGCAGCACCTCCACCACCGCCTCCTGGAGCGGGGCCACAGCCAGCGCCGCGCCGTGCTCCTGATGTACGTCTGGTCGGGGCTCGTGTCCTTCGGCGTCATCGCGCTCGGCCTCGTCCACGGCAGCCGCCAGTGGACCGTCGCCGGCGTGGTCGCCGTGCTGGCCCTCGTGCTGCTGCTCATCACGCTGGGCCGGCGCCCGGCCCGCCCGGTCGAGCCGCGGGCCGAGCCGGCGACCCCCGGGGTGGCGCTGCGGGACCAGGCCTGA
- a CDS encoding F0F1 ATP synthase subunit delta yields MSEEQREAVLDEALDAAHVDAAFADQLFGVVDALDTSVALRRAVTDPAASEDRRSGLVHALFGPRVGEGVSGFVADAARRRWTTGRTFVEALEREAVRAQLRAADDDGTLEDTEDGLFRFARIVASDRDLRTALSDRVVPLEVRQRLVSDLLAERATPATLALARRAVAARNRTFDQTVEAYVDLAAAQKNRVVATVRVARPMTDEQRQRLRAALSRQAGRDVVVQEVVDPDVVGGVRVELGDEVLEGTVSAKLDEAKRLFD; encoded by the coding sequence GTGAGCGAGGAGCAGCGCGAGGCCGTGCTCGACGAGGCCCTGGACGCGGCCCACGTCGATGCGGCCTTCGCCGACCAGCTCTTCGGGGTCGTCGACGCGCTCGACACCTCGGTCGCGCTGCGGCGTGCAGTGACGGACCCGGCCGCGTCGGAGGACCGGCGCTCGGGGCTCGTCCACGCGCTGTTCGGTCCGCGCGTCGGCGAGGGGGTGTCGGGCTTCGTGGCCGACGCCGCACGCCGGCGCTGGACGACCGGGCGCACGTTCGTCGAGGCGCTCGAGCGCGAGGCGGTCCGGGCGCAGCTCCGGGCGGCCGACGACGACGGGACCCTCGAGGACACCGAGGACGGGCTCTTCCGCTTCGCGCGGATCGTGGCCTCCGACCGTGACCTCCGTACGGCGCTCTCCGACCGGGTCGTCCCGCTCGAGGTGCGCCAGCGCCTGGTGTCCGACCTGCTCGCCGAACGGGCGACGCCGGCCACGCTGGCGCTCGCGCGCCGGGCGGTCGCGGCGCGCAACCGCACCTTCGACCAGACCGTCGAGGCCTACGTGGACCTCGCGGCGGCGCAGAAGAACCGCGTCGTGGCGACGGTCCGGGTGGCCCGGCCGATGACCGACGAGCAGCGGCAGCGGCTGCGGGCCGCGCTCAGCCGCCAGGCCGGGCGCGACGTGGTCGTGCAGGAGGTCGTCGACCCCGACGTGGTCGGCGGGGTCCGCGTCGAGCTCGGGGACGAGGTCCTCGAGGGCACGGTGTCGGCCAAGCTGGACGAGGCCAAGCGCCTCTTCGACTAG
- the atpE gene encoding ATP synthase F0 subunit C — protein sequence MTPLELVGSLGIVGYGLGAIGPGIGVGLIFAAVIEGTARQPEARGAMLSTAFIGFALTEALAIIGIALAFVFGFVGQ from the coding sequence ATGACTCCCCTGGAGCTCGTCGGCTCGCTCGGTATCGTCGGCTACGGCCTCGGCGCCATCGGCCCCGGTATCGGCGTGGGTCTGATCTTCGCCGCCGTCATCGAGGGCACGGCCCGTCAGCCCGAGGCCCGCGGCGCGATGCTGAGCACCGCCTTCATCGGCTTCGCCCTGACCGAGGCGCTCGCGATCATCGGCATCGCCCTCGCCTTCGTCTTCGGCTTCGTCGGTCAGTGA
- the atpA gene encoding F0F1 ATP synthase subunit alpha: protein MAELTIRPEEIREALDRFVQSYSPDTASREEVGTVVSSGDGIARVEGLPSAMANELLTFENGTVGIALNLDVREIGVVVMGDSEGIEEGQVVRRTGDVLSVPVGDGYLGRTVDALGNPIDGLGEITDLDGRRQLELQAAGVMDRQEVRQPMQTGIKAIDAMIPIGRGQRQLIIGDRKTGKSAIAIDTIINQKNAWASGDPEQQVRCIYVAIGQKGSTVAGIRGQLEEAGALEYTTIVHAPASDAAGFKYVAPYTGSAIGQHWMYQGKHVLIVFDDLTKQAEAYRAMSLLLRRPPGREAYPGDVFYLHSRLLERCAKLSKELGGGSMTGLPIIETKANDVSAFIPTNVISITDGQIFLQSDLFNANQRPAIDVGISVSRVGGAAQIKAMKTVSGSLKLELAQYRDMQAFAMFASDLDATTRRQLDRGSRLTELLRQPQYSPYPVEEQVVSVWAGLQGLLDEVPVDDVLRFERELLDHLRHNGSALQNIRETKVFDDDTANGLREQIAEFKRGFQTSEGKMLAGREEHDATDPDDVNQEQIVKQRRS, encoded by the coding sequence ATGGCAGAACTGACGATCCGCCCCGAGGAGATCCGGGAGGCCCTGGACCGCTTCGTCCAGAGCTACTCCCCGGACACGGCCAGCCGTGAGGAGGTCGGCACCGTCGTCAGCTCCGGCGACGGCATCGCCCGCGTCGAGGGGCTGCCGTCGGCGATGGCCAACGAGCTGCTCACCTTCGAGAACGGCACCGTCGGCATCGCCCTGAACCTCGACGTCCGCGAGATCGGCGTCGTCGTCATGGGCGACTCCGAGGGCATCGAGGAGGGCCAGGTCGTCCGGCGCACCGGTGACGTCCTCTCGGTCCCGGTCGGCGACGGCTACCTCGGCCGCACGGTGGACGCGCTCGGCAACCCCATCGACGGCCTCGGCGAGATCACCGACCTCGACGGCCGCCGCCAGCTCGAGCTGCAGGCCGCCGGCGTCATGGACCGCCAGGAGGTCCGCCAGCCGATGCAGACCGGCATCAAGGCCATCGACGCCATGATCCCGATCGGCCGCGGCCAGCGCCAGCTGATCATCGGCGACCGCAAGACCGGCAAGTCCGCCATCGCGATCGACACGATCATCAACCAGAAGAACGCCTGGGCGAGCGGCGACCCCGAGCAGCAGGTCCGCTGCATCTACGTCGCGATCGGCCAGAAGGGCTCGACCGTGGCGGGCATCCGCGGGCAGCTCGAGGAGGCGGGCGCGCTGGAGTACACGACCATCGTGCACGCCCCGGCCTCCGACGCCGCCGGCTTCAAGTACGTCGCCCCGTACACCGGCTCGGCCATCGGCCAGCACTGGATGTACCAGGGCAAGCACGTCCTCATCGTCTTCGACGACCTGACCAAGCAGGCCGAGGCCTACCGCGCCATGTCCCTGCTGCTGCGCCGCCCGCCGGGCCGCGAGGCCTACCCCGGCGACGTCTTCTACCTGCACTCGCGCCTGCTCGAGCGCTGCGCCAAGCTCTCCAAGGAGCTCGGTGGCGGCTCGATGACCGGTCTGCCGATCATCGAGACGAAGGCCAACGACGTGTCGGCCTTCATTCCGACGAACGTCATCTCGATCACCGACGGCCAGATCTTCCTGCAGTCGGACCTGTTCAACGCCAACCAGCGACCCGCCATCGACGTCGGCATCTCGGTGTCGCGCGTGGGTGGTGCGGCGCAGATCAAGGCCATGAAGACGGTCTCGGGCTCGCTCAAGCTCGAGCTCGCCCAGTACCGCGACATGCAGGCGTTCGCCATGTTCGCCTCCGACCTCGACGCGACCACGCGCCGTCAGCTCGACCGGGGCTCGCGCCTCACCGAGCTGCTGCGCCAGCCGCAGTACTCGCCGTACCCGGTCGAGGAGCAGGTCGTCTCGGTGTGGGCCGGCCTCCAGGGGCTGCTCGACGAGGTACCCGTCGACGACGTGCTGCGCTTCGAGCGCGAGCTGCTGGACCACCTGCGCCACAACGGCAGCGCGCTGCAGAACATCCGCGAGACCAAGGTCTTCGACGACGACACCGCGAACGGGCTGCGCGAGCAGATCGCCGAGTTCAAGCGCGGCTTCCAGACCAGCGAGGGCAAGATGCTCGCGGGCCGCGAGGAGCACGACGCGACGGACCCGGACGACGTGAACCAGGAGCAGATCGTCAAGCAGCGGAGGTCCTGA
- the atpB gene encoding F0F1 ATP synthase subunit A encodes MTAWSGFAGLMPLEGYEPPGVESFDLPPLIPGQEWANKYLLQAVVSVVLIMAFWLVMSRKRALVPSKGQFLGESAYMFVRNSIARDTIGHDFKKWVPLLIALFSFVLVNNLWGVFPLTLMPTAAHVGWAYGLAGLVWLIYNGIGIRKWGLIGYLKHTTMPPGVPGPMLLIVAPLEFLSNIIVRPATLSLRLFANMFAGHLLVLVFVLGGEYLLLHSEPIFNKVAGVASLIFSLAIFGLEIFGLEIFVQSLQAYIFTMLTAQYISSATAEEH; translated from the coding sequence GTGACCGCCTGGTCAGGGTTCGCAGGGCTGATGCCGCTGGAGGGCTACGAGCCACCCGGCGTCGAGAGCTTCGACCTCCCGCCGCTGATCCCCGGGCAGGAGTGGGCGAACAAGTACCTCCTGCAGGCGGTCGTCTCGGTCGTCCTGATCATGGCCTTCTGGCTCGTGATGTCGCGCAAGCGCGCGCTCGTCCCGAGCAAGGGCCAGTTCCTCGGCGAGTCGGCGTACATGTTCGTGCGCAACTCCATCGCCCGGGACACGATCGGCCACGACTTCAAGAAGTGGGTCCCGCTCCTCATCGCGCTATTCAGCTTCGTGCTGGTCAACAACCTCTGGGGCGTCTTCCCGCTGACCCTGATGCCGACCGCCGCGCACGTCGGATGGGCCTACGGCCTCGCCGGTCTCGTGTGGCTGATCTACAACGGCATAGGCATCCGCAAGTGGGGCCTGATCGGCTACCTCAAGCACACGACCATGCCGCCCGGCGTACCTGGTCCGATGCTGCTGATCGTCGCCCCGCTGGAGTTCCTCTCCAACATCATCGTGCGGCCCGCGACCCTGTCGCTCCGACTCTTCGCCAACATGTTCGCCGGCCACCTGCTGGTCCTGGTGTTCGTGCTCGGCGGCGAGTACCTGCTGCTGCACAGCGAGCCGATCTTCAACAAGGTCGCCGGCGTCGCGTCGCTGATCTTCAGCCTGGCGATCTTCGGCCTGGAGATCTTCGGCCTGGAGATCTTCGTTCAGTCGCTGCAGGCCTACATCTTCACCATGCTCACCGCCCAGTACATCTCGTCGGCCACCGCCGAGGAGCACTGA
- a CDS encoding AtpZ/AtpI family protein, translating into MTQVQRDSGGSTTGPGPDKTAMDQGMRALSYLISGVLLYGALGWVGDHFLHTNFLLPIGIVLGAGLGVYLTIKRLQAQELGAPQAPRATRTTTTKTEGDR; encoded by the coding sequence ATGACGCAGGTGCAGCGAGACTCGGGTGGCTCGACGACTGGACCAGGGCCGGACAAGACGGCGATGGACCAGGGGATGCGTGCGCTCTCCTACCTGATCTCCGGCGTCCTGCTCTACGGCGCGCTCGGCTGGGTCGGCGACCACTTCCTGCACACGAACTTCCTGCTGCCGATCGGCATCGTCCTGGGCGCCGGTCTCGGCGTCTACCTGACGATCAAGCGGCTGCAGGCCCAGGAGCTCGGAGCTCCTCAGGCCCCCAGGGCCACGCGCACGACCACGACCAAGACGGAGGGAGACCGGTGA